The following are encoded in a window of Gemmatimonadota bacterium genomic DNA:
- a CDS encoding D-aminoacylase — MDWSRRNFLRRTGLAAAGATVGGLSTTLDGCAITLRYDVVIRGGRVIDGTGAAPVAADIAIEGDRIVQIGPIPGSGRNTIDASGKIVCPGFIDIHSHTDLSLLVDPRAESKIRQGVTTEVAGQDGSSLAPLTDARLRSLQDGYGRRYGVDIGWRDFTGLFDTLEQQGIGLNFISLAGQGTIRGYVVGYENVPASARQVDAMKDLVDQAMSEGAWGLSSGLEYTPGSFAGEDEIAELGRVAAGYSGFYATHMRNEDDFLVEAVSEAISTARKAEIALQIAHFKASGRRNRDKVAECFDMIEQAIDEGMDITLDRYPYIAYATTLQNLFPTRFRSGGAEAFVSRLQSPDVLPAMRRAAVDKVDMLGDWSAVMITSVDRAENQDYVGRRVSEIVARNGQDPFEFVRELLIAENGSVGMVGFGMSEEEITSVLTHPLVMVASDGGAAAVTGPLSETTPHPRYYGTFPRVLGKYCREEGLFDLPTAVHKMTGLPAQRLGLADRGRIDVGLVADLVVFDPDTVIDRADFMNPHQYAQGIESVLVNGAVVIDGGEHTGALPGRVLRKQAGSA; from the coding sequence ATGGACTGGTCCAGACGCAACTTTCTCAGGAGAACCGGACTGGCGGCCGCGGGCGCAACCGTCGGCGGCCTGTCCACGACGCTGGACGGATGCGCGATCACCCTTCGTTACGATGTAGTCATCAGAGGGGGACGGGTGATCGACGGGACGGGCGCTGCGCCCGTGGCCGCCGATATCGCCATCGAGGGAGACCGGATCGTCCAGATCGGTCCGATCCCGGGATCCGGCAGGAATACGATAGACGCCTCAGGCAAGATCGTCTGCCCCGGCTTCATCGACATCCATTCCCACACCGACCTTTCGCTCCTGGTGGACCCCAGGGCGGAAAGCAAGATCCGGCAGGGCGTGACGACGGAGGTGGCCGGCCAGGACGGGTCCTCACTGGCCCCGCTGACGGATGCGCGGCTCAGGTCGCTACAGGACGGTTACGGACGGCGATACGGCGTGGATATAGGATGGAGGGATTTCACGGGCCTGTTCGACACCCTGGAACAGCAGGGCATCGGCCTGAATTTCATCTCGCTCGCGGGCCAGGGCACCATACGCGGATACGTCGTGGGGTACGAGAACGTCCCGGCCAGCGCACGCCAGGTCGATGCGATGAAGGACCTCGTGGACCAGGCCATGTCGGAGGGGGCCTGGGGCCTTTCGTCCGGACTCGAATACACCCCCGGCAGTTTTGCCGGCGAGGATGAGATCGCCGAACTCGGCCGGGTAGCAGCGGGATACAGCGGGTTCTATGCGACCCACATGCGCAACGAGGACGATTTCCTCGTGGAAGCCGTGAGCGAAGCGATCAGCACCGCACGGAAAGCCGAGATCGCGCTACAGATCGCCCACTTCAAGGCGTCGGGCAGGCGGAACCGGGACAAGGTCGCGGAATGTTTCGACATGATTGAACAGGCAATCGACGAGGGGATGGACATCACCCTCGACAGGTATCCTTACATTGCCTACGCCACGACGCTGCAGAACCTGTTTCCCACCCGCTTCCGCTCGGGCGGCGCCGAGGCGTTCGTCAGCCGTCTCCAGTCACCGGATGTCCTGCCCGCCATGAGACGGGCGGCCGTCGACAAGGTCGACATGCTGGGGGACTGGAGCGCCGTCATGATTACTTCGGTCGACAGGGCGGAGAACCAGGACTACGTGGGCCGGCGGGTATCGGAGATCGTCGCGCGAAACGGCCAGGATCCCTTCGAGTTCGTGCGGGAACTGCTTATCGCGGAGAATGGGAGCGTGGGCATGGTCGGGTTCGGCATGAGCGAGGAGGAGATCACCTCCGTATTGACCCATCCGCTGGTCATGGTCGCTTCGGACGGCGGGGCCGCCGCTGTCACTGGCCCGTTGAGCGAGACCACGCCTCATCCCCGGTACTACGGGACCTTTCCCAGGGTGCTCGGCAAGTACTGCCGCGAAGAGGGACTGTTCGACCTGCCCACCGCCGTGCACAAGATGACCGGCCTGCCGGCCCAACGGCTGGGACTCGCCGACCGCGGCAGGATAGACGTGGGCCTGGTCGCCGATCTCGTGGTGTTCGATCCGGACACGGTCATCGACCGGGCCGACTTCATGAACCCCCACCAGTACGCGCAGGGCATCGAAAGCGTCCTCGTTAACGGCGCGGTCGTCATAGACGGGGGGGAGCACACCGGCGCGCTGCCGGGCAGGGTATTACGGAAGCAGGCGGGATCGGCCTGA
- the hisF gene encoding imidazole glycerol phosphate synthase subunit HisF, whose translation MLSKRLISCLDVRDGRLVKSVRFVNTKDIGDPVSAARRYYEAGLDELVFYDITASSDQRGIMLDVVEEVARQVFIPFSVGGGLRSVEDCRKVLEAGAEKVNLNTAAVDNPGVITEAADAFGVQAVVLSMDIRATGAGSLPSGYEIVTHGGRRDTGMDALEWARRGEALGAGEIVVNSIDADGTLEGYELKLTRTIADNVGIPVIASGGGGRPEHLYDALTEGGADAALVASMLHYGQYSVDSIKRHLHDRGLKIRMTN comes from the coding sequence ATGCTGAGCAAGCGGCTAATTTCCTGCCTGGACGTGCGTGACGGACGGCTGGTCAAGAGCGTCCGGTTCGTCAACACGAAGGATATCGGCGACCCGGTCTCCGCGGCGCGGCGGTATTACGAGGCCGGGCTGGACGAACTCGTTTTCTACGACATCACGGCATCCAGCGACCAGCGCGGCATCATGCTCGACGTGGTGGAGGAGGTTGCCCGGCAGGTGTTCATCCCCTTCTCGGTGGGCGGCGGCCTCCGGTCGGTCGAAGACTGCCGCAAGGTGCTGGAAGCGGGCGCGGAGAAAGTCAATCTGAACACGGCGGCCGTCGACAATCCCGGTGTCATCACCGAGGCGGCCGATGCCTTCGGGGTCCAGGCCGTGGTGCTTTCCATGGACATCAGGGCGACCGGTGCGGGTTCGTTGCCGTCCGGCTACGAGATCGTGACCCATGGAGGCCGGCGGGACACCGGTATGGACGCCCTCGAATGGGCGCGCCGCGGCGAGGCCCTCGGCGCCGGCGAGATCGTCGTCAACTCCATCGACGCGGACGGCACGCTCGAAGGTTACGAGTTGAAACTCACGCGGACGATCGCCGATAACGTGGGCATCCCGGTCATCGCATCGGGCGGTGGCGGCAGACCGGAGCACCTGTACGACGCCCTTACGGAAGGCGGGGCCGACGCGGCCCTGGTGGCCTCCATGCTGCACTACGGTCAGTACTCGGTGGATTCCATCAAGCGGCATCTTCACGATCGAGGCCTGAAGATCCGGATGACCAACTGA
- the hisH gene encoding imidazole glycerol phosphate synthase subunit HisH: MIHIVDYDAGNQTSVKRALDHLGVDSVITSDPEELVRAERIVFPGVGHAHSALETLRDRGLDQALKSAADRGTPILGICVGCQILLSGSEETDLPCLDLIGGRCLRFRPEDDALKVPHMGWNALQVDRAHPVLRHVRPGDEVYFVHSFYPVPGDERDVLARSRYGVEFAAVIGRRNIVAAQFHVEKSGPLGLKMLGEFARWDGNPC, translated from the coding sequence ATGATTCACATCGTTGACTACGACGCCGGGAATCAGACCTCGGTGAAAAGAGCGCTGGATCACCTGGGCGTGGATTCGGTCATCACGTCGGATCCGGAGGAATTGGTCCGGGCGGAGCGTATTGTGTTTCCAGGCGTGGGGCATGCCCACTCCGCCCTGGAGACGCTCCGGGATCGGGGGCTCGACCAGGCGCTCAAATCGGCCGCCGACCGGGGGACGCCGATCCTGGGAATCTGCGTGGGCTGCCAGATCCTGCTGTCGGGTTCCGAGGAAACCGATCTGCCGTGCCTGGACCTGATCGGCGGCCGTTGCCTTCGGTTCCGACCGGAAGACGACGCCCTTAAAGTGCCGCACATGGGGTGGAACGCGCTGCAGGTCGACCGTGCGCACCCCGTGCTACGCCACGTGAGACCGGGCGACGAGGTCTACTTCGTACATTCCTTCTACCCCGTCCCCGGCGATGAACGGGACGTGCTTGCGAGGAGCCGGTACGGCGTGGAGTTCGCGGCCGTCATCGGCCGGCGCAATATCGTGGCGGCCCAGTTTCACGTGGAGAAAAGCGGCCCCCTGGGCTTGAAGATGCTGGGCGAGTTCGCACGCTGGGACGGGAATCCATGCTGA
- a CDS encoding Xaa-Pro peptidase family protein, translated as MLFNAERARAYMRDRGLDGLIATSPVNITYFTDYYIWIDGLMKAYMVRPGASADLSQGFALFPLDGEPALAVTGAMLAVNGVDLWVRDLRISGDSGLDWSLPPRPLSDRMDRIYHLLQGAPDYHTTTQALAGALSDRGLASGTLGVEADGLTADRYRQLKEALPGARLLDCSNLIRLLRMVKTRDEIERLERAAEISETAAMTAMEQAKPGDNVQGVVHRFRAELGARGADLDHFAFGIHGLGIATEPDFILGDSDVEYVDWGCRYRSCYSDTGTTFAMKPLSADMQVRFDTLRTSMDAGLAAIRPGVKASAVQAAMQEVVDVAGFAMYPHGHGVGMEVRDYPVLSPDTGLRISDDCVDVPSDLPIEEDMVLNVEAPLSLAGVGSLHLEQSVVVTASGSRPLTVQRRDGPVFPRSASG; from the coding sequence ATGCTCTTCAATGCCGAGCGAGCCAGGGCGTACATGCGGGATCGCGGACTCGACGGACTGATCGCGACTTCGCCCGTGAATATCACCTATTTCACGGACTACTACATCTGGATCGACGGGCTCATGAAGGCATACATGGTCCGGCCCGGTGCATCGGCGGACCTGTCGCAGGGATTCGCCCTGTTTCCCCTCGATGGCGAACCCGCGCTGGCGGTGACCGGCGCGATGCTGGCCGTTAATGGCGTAGACCTGTGGGTACGGGACCTGAGGATCAGCGGCGATTCCGGACTCGACTGGTCCCTGCCGCCGAGGCCGTTGTCCGATCGGATGGACCGTATTTACCATCTCCTGCAAGGCGCGCCCGACTACCACACGACCACCCAGGCACTCGCAGGGGCCCTGAGCGACCGGGGACTTGCCTCGGGCACGCTGGGCGTGGAAGCCGACGGCCTGACCGCCGACCGCTACCGGCAACTGAAGGAGGCGTTGCCCGGTGCGCGGCTGCTGGACTGCTCCAACCTCATCCGGCTGCTTCGCATGGTCAAGACCCGGGACGAGATCGAGCGGCTGGAACGGGCGGCCGAGATCAGTGAGACGGCGGCCATGACGGCCATGGAACAGGCGAAACCGGGAGACAACGTGCAGGGAGTCGTTCACCGGTTCAGGGCGGAACTAGGTGCCCGGGGAGCGGACCTGGACCACTTCGCCTTCGGAATCCACGGGCTTGGCATCGCGACGGAGCCGGATTTCATCCTGGGTGATTCCGACGTGGAGTACGTGGACTGGGGATGCCGGTACCGATCCTGCTATTCGGACACCGGGACCACCTTCGCCATGAAGCCGCTTTCGGCCGACATGCAGGTCCGGTTCGACACGCTCCGTACGTCCATGGACGCCGGCCTGGCCGCGATCCGTCCAGGCGTCAAAGCCTCGGCGGTACAGGCGGCCATGCAGGAGGTGGTCGACGTAGCGGGCTTTGCCATGTATCCCCATGGCCACGGGGTCGGCATGGAGGTGCGGGACTATCCCGTCCTGTCGCCGGACACCGGCCTGAGGATCTCGGACGACTGTGTCGACGTACCTTCGGACCTGCCCATTGAAGAAGACATGGTGCTCAACGTGGAAGCACCGCTGAGCCTGGCCGGGGTCGGATCCCTGCACCTGGAGCAGTCCGTCGTCGTGACGGCGAGCGGATCCCGTCCCCTCACGGTTCAGCGTAGGGACGGACCGGTGTTTCCCAGGAGCGCGTCGGGGTAG
- a CDS encoding nucleotidyltransferase domain-containing protein, translating into MNEGMLDPQVLDEIIRRVVEVAEPEKIILFGSAARGEMNRHSDVDLLIVKECARPLDLMGEIYMNLHRVGAAVDAIVVTPQAVERYKDSHALVIKPALREGRIVYEST; encoded by the coding sequence ATGAACGAAGGAATGCTCGACCCTCAGGTTCTGGACGAAATCATCCGACGGGTCGTCGAGGTGGCAGAGCCGGAGAAGATCATCCTTTTCGGGTCCGCCGCCCGCGGCGAAATGAACCGCCATAGCGACGTCGATCTGCTTATCGTTAAGGAATGTGCGCGTCCACTTGACCTGATGGGCGAGATATACATGAACTTGCACCGGGTCGGAGCAGCTGTTGACGCCATCGTCGTCACACCACAGGCGGTCGAGCGTTACAAGGACAGCCACGCGTTGGTCATCAAGCCAGCACTGCGCGAAGGAAGGATCGTCTATGAATCTACCTGA
- a CDS encoding Gfo/Idh/MocA family oxidoreductase — MSETIQWGILGTGKIAHKFAEALAVVADAELSAVGSRAQGTADAFGDEFEVPRRHPSYASLAEDPEIDAIYVSTPHPMHCRDTLLCLNADKPVLCEKPFALNASEAEAMIRCARQRGLFLMEAMWTRFLPAIAQVRQWLVDGAIGEVRNMMADFGFRAGFNPEGRLLNPELGGGALLDIGVYIVSMASMVYGQQPDRVAALADIGTTGVDEQTTMAFRYDSGAMAALTCAVRTNTPGAVSIHGTQGNIRIPSAFYDTYTATLNADGKEPVTVEPPRVENGFKYEIEEAGRCLREGLLETPALPLDETLAIMKTLDAVRAEIGLKYPVEAS; from the coding sequence ATGTCTGAAACCATACAATGGGGCATTCTTGGAACCGGGAAGATCGCTCACAAGTTCGCCGAAGCGCTCGCGGTGGTGGCGGATGCCGAGCTTTCGGCTGTTGGGTCCCGGGCACAGGGTACGGCAGACGCCTTCGGCGACGAGTTCGAAGTACCCCGAAGACACCCGTCCTACGCGTCCCTGGCGGAAGACCCGGAGATCGACGCGATCTACGTGTCTACCCCCCATCCCATGCACTGCCGGGACACGCTGCTCTGCCTGAACGCGGACAAGCCGGTGCTCTGCGAGAAACCCTTCGCCCTCAACGCATCGGAAGCGGAAGCCATGATCCGGTGCGCACGGCAGCGGGGTCTTTTCCTCATGGAGGCCATGTGGACGCGGTTCCTGCCGGCCATCGCGCAGGTACGCCAATGGCTCGTCGATGGTGCCATCGGCGAAGTTCGGAACATGATGGCCGACTTCGGATTCCGTGCGGGATTCAATCCGGAGGGCCGCCTGCTTAATCCCGAACTGGGCGGAGGCGCCCTCCTGGACATCGGTGTATACATTGTATCTATGGCTTCGATGGTCTACGGGCAACAGCCGGACCGGGTCGCGGCGCTGGCGGATATCGGCACCACGGGAGTCGATGAGCAGACCACCATGGCCTTTCGCTACGACTCGGGCGCCATGGCCGCGCTGACCTGTGCGGTCCGGACCAACACGCCCGGCGCCGTGTCCATCCACGGGACGCAGGGCAATATCCGCATCCCGTCCGCATTCTATGACACCTATACCGCAACGCTGAACGCGGATGGCAAGGAACCGGTAACGGTGGAGCCGCCGCGCGTGGAGAACGGATTCAAGTACGAGATCGAGGAAGCGGGACGTTGCCTCAGGGAAGGGTTGCTCGAGACGCCCGCGCTCCCGCTGGACGAGACTCTGGCCATCATGAAAACGCTGGACGCCGTCCGTGCCGAGATCGGGTTGAAGTATCCTGTAGAAGCGTCATGA
- a CDS encoding aldo/keto reductase, with product MEYGNISNVDKPVSRLVQGTIMLSFAEEEYSFDLLDQVYDAGINTFDSAHLYGGGECERVLGRWIEDRGLRREIVILTKCCHMNADRARVTPYDISSDLHDSLARLNTDYVDLYLLHRDDVRVPVAPIMDTLNQYISAGILGVIGGSNWTHDRIERANLYAATSGQQPFTVSSPNFSLAEQAEPPWRGCISISGKDGADARSWYLENQMPLFTWSSIASGFFSGRVNRENYESQAEQGLFDESSVRAYCTDDNFERLDRVEELANEKGLSIPQVALAYVLSQPLNIFALVGARNGDEIRANLQALETKLTAEEMAWLNLERTERF from the coding sequence ATGGAGTACGGCAACATCTCGAACGTCGACAAGCCTGTATCACGCCTGGTTCAGGGCACGATCATGCTGAGTTTCGCCGAGGAGGAATACAGTTTCGACCTGCTGGACCAGGTGTACGACGCGGGAATCAACACCTTCGACAGCGCCCACCTGTACGGCGGCGGCGAATGCGAACGCGTGCTGGGCCGCTGGATCGAAGACCGGGGCCTGCGCCGGGAAATCGTCATTCTCACCAAGTGCTGCCACATGAATGCCGACCGGGCCCGCGTGACGCCCTACGATATCTCATCGGACCTGCACGACTCCCTGGCCCGCCTGAATACGGACTACGTGGATCTCTACCTCCTGCATCGCGACGACGTAAGGGTTCCCGTCGCTCCGATCATGGATACGCTCAATCAGTACATCAGCGCGGGCATCCTGGGCGTAATCGGCGGATCCAACTGGACCCACGACCGCATCGAAAGGGCGAACCTGTACGCCGCCACCAGCGGACAGCAGCCCTTCACCGTGAGCAGTCCGAATTTCAGCCTGGCCGAACAGGCCGAACCGCCGTGGCGGGGATGTATCAGCATCAGCGGGAAGGACGGGGCGGACGCGCGTTCGTGGTACCTGGAAAACCAGATGCCGCTGTTTACCTGGTCCAGCATCGCCAGCGGGTTCTTCTCCGGCCGGGTAAATCGTGAGAATTACGAATCCCAGGCCGAACAGGGTCTCTTCGACGAAAGTTCCGTTCGGGCCTATTGCACGGACGACAACTTCGAACGACTGGACCGGGTCGAGGAACTGGCGAACGAAAAGGGCCTGTCCATACCCCAGGTCGCCCTGGCCTATGTGCTCAGCCAGCCGCTCAACATCTTTGCACTCGTCGGCGCTCGCAACGGCGATGAGATCCGAGCCAACCTGCAGGCACTTGAAACGAAGCTGACGGCCGAAGAGATGGCCTGGCTGAACCTGGAACGGACGGAGCGATTCTGA
- a CDS encoding peptide ABC transporter substrate-binding protein, giving the protein MRPAALLTTVLGLAMLGLAAYTGMPEAQVRNAVGRVMPADAAPLDRQVFRFLNDEPTNLDIGVAIYEVGGIVFLFERLTMLDHNNRVIPGAASSWMANEDQTRWTFKMRPGARWSDGRPVTARDFEYSYKRMLDPASGSGYAFFYYNIKGARAFNTGQTDDPDSVGVYAVDDMTLVIETDGPCPYLPMIAAFFTSIPVPRWQVERFGPRWASDENVVSNSSYKVDNWRIGERLTLSLDPYYNGPIKGYLTEIHSMFQNRVNTGLLSYENDELDLVQIDVRDLTRIEDDSELSAELHKYMDFNALYLFFRTREGVFNDHRVRKAISHAIDRDALCNIVLRGTALPAYTMLPPGFPGYSGDALKDVQRYDPELARSLLVEAGYPGGRGFPSVDIWLRNDPNRIMAAEAISGMLSNNLSLKVGVRNMEPRVYSEAMAQYRIDLSLIPFQYDFPDPHNLLGMVWHSQPVGAGRHDWMNAEFDRLVDEAARETDEVRRFEMYNEAERILVEDVGGVFLYHDYFLQLRKPWLAGWKKDSMGQEPFFIDNSTITDLYIRR; this is encoded by the coding sequence ATGAGACCTGCAGCTTTATTGACCACAGTGCTGGGCCTTGCTATGCTCGGGCTTGCGGCATACACCGGCATGCCGGAAGCCCAGGTGCGCAACGCCGTCGGTCGAGTCATGCCCGCGGACGCAGCGCCGCTCGACCGGCAGGTCTTCCGCTTTCTGAATGACGAGCCGACCAACCTTGACATAGGCGTGGCCATCTACGAGGTAGGCGGCATCGTCTTCCTCTTCGAACGCCTCACCATGCTGGACCACAACAACCGCGTGATCCCGGGCGCCGCTTCCAGCTGGATGGCCAACGAGGATCAGACGAGGTGGACCTTCAAGATGCGACCCGGTGCGCGGTGGAGCGATGGCCGGCCGGTGACAGCCCGCGACTTCGAGTACAGCTACAAGCGCATGCTGGACCCCGCGTCCGGCAGCGGGTACGCCTTTTTCTACTACAACATCAAGGGCGCCCGGGCCTTCAATACCGGGCAGACCGACGATCCGGACTCGGTGGGCGTCTACGCGGTGGACGACATGACCCTCGTGATCGAAACCGACGGGCCCTGCCCGTACCTGCCCATGATCGCCGCCTTCTTCACCTCGATCCCGGTCCCCCGCTGGCAGGTCGAGCGGTTCGGCCCCCGCTGGGCGAGCGACGAGAATGTAGTCAGCAACTCCTCCTACAAGGTGGACAACTGGCGTATCGGGGAGCGTCTCACACTGTCACTCGATCCCTACTACAACGGTCCGATCAAGGGGTATTTGACCGAGATCCACTCCATGTTCCAGAACCGGGTAAACACCGGGCTGCTTTCCTACGAGAACGACGAACTGGACCTGGTGCAAATCGACGTGCGCGACCTCACCCGGATCGAGGATGATTCCGAGTTGAGCGCGGAATTGCACAAGTACATGGATTTCAACGCGCTTTACTTGTTTTTCCGGACGCGCGAAGGCGTGTTCAACGACCACCGGGTGAGAAAGGCCATCAGCCATGCCATCGATCGTGACGCGCTCTGCAACATCGTGCTGCGGGGAACGGCCCTGCCCGCGTACACCATGCTGCCGCCGGGCTTTCCGGGTTATTCGGGCGATGCCTTGAAGGACGTCCAGCGGTACGATCCCGAACTGGCGCGCAGCCTCCTGGTCGAGGCCGGGTATCCGGGCGGCCGGGGATTCCCCTCGGTGGACATCTGGCTGCGTAACGACCCGAACCGAATCATGGCGGCCGAAGCGATATCGGGGATGCTGTCCAACAACCTGAGCCTCAAGGTAGGCGTCCGAAACATGGAGCCCCGGGTCTACAGCGAGGCCATGGCCCAGTACCGGATCGACCTCAGCCTGATTCCCTTCCAGTACGATTTCCCAGACCCCCACAACCTCCTCGGCATGGTCTGGCACTCGCAGCCCGTGGGCGCGGGCCGCCACGACTGGATGAACGCGGAGTTCGACCGCCTGGTCGACGAAGCGGCCAGGGAGACCGACGAGGTACGCCGTTTCGAGATGTATAACGAAGCGGAACGGATCCTGGTCGAAGACGTGGGCGGCGTCTTCCTCTACCACGACTACTTCCTGCAGCTTCGCAAACCCTGGCTGGCGGGCTGGAAAAAGGACTCCATGGGCCAGGAACCCTTCTTCATCGACAATTCCACGATTACGGATCTGTATATCCGGCGGTAG
- the aroA gene encoding 3-phosphoshikimate 1-carboxyvinyltransferase, with protein MIINTIRNSIDHSIALPGSKSITLRNLVLASLAEGTTEIDAPCDCDDTREMVECLGELGIAIQASDDYRRMAVEGRGGRFAEGPVSLDLGLSGTSARFLIALSALRTDETRLAGRGSLNERPNSPLLDALEQLGGETASSNDGCLPVSIKGPKASQHLVRMKGDVSSQFFSALLQVAPLLPDGLRIQVDGDLVSKPYIDITLNEMRKFGVEVENDNYRKFVVKPQRYRSGPRSVEGDASAGSYFAALALIHGGKMVFENLGSETRQGDIRFLSICETLGANVRLDKIRTVMEGPKDGRVLPAGGEIDCGDIPDAALTLIAIAPLIPGTTRIAGIGTLKHKECDRIECPAAELRKIGVAVKTGPDFIEVGDLPPGAADAKDAAKDGIDIETYHDHRMAMSFAVLGTRLGNFNILNPGVVGKTYPRFWEDLARIR; from the coding sequence ATGATTATCAATACGATTCGTAATAGCATAGACCATAGCATAGCTCTGCCAGGAAGCAAATCCATTACGCTGAGGAACCTGGTACTTGCTTCGCTGGCCGAAGGAACGACCGAGATCGACGCGCCCTGCGACTGTGACGACACCCGGGAGATGGTGGAATGCCTGGGTGAACTCGGGATCGCGATCCAGGCGAGTGACGACTATCGACGGATGGCCGTGGAAGGAAGAGGCGGACGCTTCGCAGAAGGACCGGTAAGCCTTGACCTCGGACTCAGCGGTACTTCAGCCCGCTTCCTGATCGCCCTGTCGGCCCTCAGGACCGACGAGACCCGACTGGCCGGGCGGGGCAGCTTGAACGAAAGACCCAATTCTCCACTACTCGATGCTTTGGAGCAACTGGGTGGGGAAACGGCATCCTCCAACGACGGATGTCTGCCAGTTTCCATCAAAGGTCCCAAGGCGTCCCAACATCTGGTCCGGATGAAAGGCGATGTTTCCAGCCAGTTTTTCTCCGCCCTCCTGCAGGTCGCACCTCTACTGCCCGATGGTCTGCGTATACAGGTCGACGGCGATCTGGTCAGCAAGCCGTACATCGACATCACGCTGAACGAAATGCGAAAGTTCGGTGTAGAAGTAGAGAACGACAACTACCGCAAGTTCGTGGTCAAGCCACAGCGGTATCGTTCAGGACCCCGTTCGGTGGAAGGAGATGCTTCCGCCGGCTCCTACTTCGCGGCGCTCGCCCTTATCCATGGCGGGAAGATGGTCTTTGAGAACCTCGGATCCGAAACACGGCAAGGGGATATCCGATTCCTTTCCATCTGCGAAACCCTGGGCGCCAATGTCCGACTGGACAAGATAAGGACCGTTATGGAAGGACCGAAAGATGGCCGCGTACTTCCGGCGGGGGGAGAAATCGACTGCGGGGACATACCAGACGCCGCACTGACCCTGATTGCGATCGCCCCGCTGATACCAGGTACGACCAGGATAGCGGGAATCGGCACGTTGAAGCACAAGGAGTGTGACCGGATCGAGTGCCCCGCGGCGGAGTTACGGAAGATCGGCGTGGCAGTGAAGACGGGACCGGACTTCATCGAGGTCGGGGATCTGCCTCCAGGCGCGGCGGACGCCAAAGACGCAGCTAAAGACGGAATTGATATTGAAACCTACCACGACCACCGCATGGCCATGAGTTTTGCCGTGCTGGGAACTCGCCTGGGGAACTTTAATATCCTCAACCCGGGCGTAGTCGGGAAGACCTATCCACGCTTCTGGGAGGACCTGGCGCGGATCCGGTAG
- a CDS encoding phytanoyl-CoA dioxygenase family protein, giving the protein MSLTKAQIDQFNEQGFLPYEDLLTPLEVKALHQRLEDIGNERVDFPDEYVQIEPRVELGEMQADPVRFNNVRKIWNLTKHDPVFKELAWHPKILGVVRSLIGPDLKIYVDQTLCKPPRVGSAKPPHQDSAYWTSIDPPNLVICWIALNDATENNGCMRFISGSHRAGVIEHKHLEDFRVEDAQVGYEREVAVPLKAGSCSFHHSLALHRTDANTSDDRRIGLTVAYMDARSKFIGNGVMPEYDLVSGKAYEGCV; this is encoded by the coding sequence GTGTCGTTGACGAAGGCACAGATCGACCAGTTCAACGAACAGGGTTTTCTCCCTTACGAGGACCTGCTGACGCCGCTCGAGGTCAAGGCGCTGCACCAGCGGCTCGAAGATATCGGCAACGAACGGGTCGATTTCCCGGACGAATACGTTCAGATCGAACCGCGCGTGGAACTCGGCGAAATGCAGGCTGATCCGGTGCGCTTCAACAACGTGCGCAAGATCTGGAACCTGACGAAACACGATCCGGTATTCAAGGAACTGGCCTGGCATCCGAAGATCCTCGGCGTGGTCCGAAGCCTGATCGGTCCGGATCTCAAGATCTACGTGGACCAGACGCTCTGCAAACCGCCCCGGGTGGGATCGGCGAAACCACCCCACCAGGACTCGGCCTACTGGACGAGCATCGATCCGCCCAATCTCGTGATCTGCTGGATCGCCCTGAACGACGCCACCGAGAACAACGGGTGCATGCGTTTCATTTCCGGTTCCCACAGGGCCGGCGTGATCGAGCACAAGCATCTCGAGGACTTTCGCGTCGAGGACGCCCAGGTCGGCTATGAACGGGAGGTCGCCGTACCCTTGAAGGCAGGCAGTTGCTCGTTCCACCACAGCCTCGCGCTTCACCGCACCGACGCCAATACCAGCGACGACCGTCGCATCGGCCTGACCGTCGCTTACATGGATGCCCGTTCGAAGTTCATCGGAAACGGCGTCATGCCGGAGTACGACCTGGTATCGGGAAAGGCTTATGAAGGATGTGTTTAA